A single window of Marinobacter sp. SS13-12 DNA harbors:
- a CDS encoding DUF2905 domain-containing protein, which translates to MSRWLIIAGIALVILGLLVHFAPWLFHWFGKLPGDINVRSDRSQLFIPITSMVLISIVLTILLNLFNR; encoded by the coding sequence ATGTCACGCTGGTTGATTATTGCAGGCATTGCACTGGTGATCCTGGGCCTGCTGGTCCACTTCGCACCGTGGCTGTTTCACTGGTTTGGCAAACTTCCGGGGGACATCAATGTCCGCTCTGACAGAAGCCAGCTGTTCATACCCATTACCTCAATGGTCCTGATCAGCATTGTGCTGACGATCCTGCTGAATCTGTTCAATCGTTAA
- a CDS encoding Glu/Leu/Phe/Val dehydrogenase, translating to MTVFTHPEFDHHEHLTFCCDPETGLRAIIAVHNTARGPALGGCRMFPYASDEEALRDVLRLSRGMTYKSALANLNLGGGKSVIIGDPRQHKTEALLESMGRFLEQLGGLYIAAEDSGTSVADLKIMGRQTSNVAGIKERPGFDGRPSNGDPSPATAWGTFVGLQAAVKHKLGRSDLEGLTVAVQGIGNVGYRLARHLTEAGAKLWVYDTHQDQMDRAVAELGATPATAEEILYLPVDVVAPCAMGAVLNDQSIAKLQAPIVAGAANNQLASPRHDEVLWKHGVLYAPDFVINAGGIIDVYYERTGPDPDAVRKHVDTIGDTLQEIFERSQRDGLPTGQIANQLAEERFRPISR from the coding sequence ATGACTGTATTTACGCATCCTGAATTCGACCACCACGAACATCTCACTTTCTGCTGCGACCCTGAAACGGGCCTGCGCGCCATCATTGCCGTCCACAACACAGCCCGCGGCCCTGCCCTTGGCGGTTGCCGTATGTTCCCCTATGCCAGCGACGAAGAGGCGCTCCGTGATGTACTGAGATTGTCGCGGGGTATGACTTACAAATCTGCCCTCGCCAATCTCAACCTGGGTGGTGGCAAATCGGTGATCATTGGCGATCCTCGCCAACACAAAACCGAAGCCCTTCTGGAATCCATGGGACGCTTTCTGGAGCAGCTTGGTGGACTCTACATTGCAGCGGAAGACTCCGGCACCAGTGTTGCCGACCTGAAAATCATGGGCCGCCAGACCTCCAACGTCGCCGGAATAAAGGAGCGTCCCGGGTTCGATGGCCGCCCAAGCAACGGTGACCCGTCTCCCGCCACTGCCTGGGGTACCTTTGTAGGCCTTCAGGCAGCAGTAAAGCACAAACTCGGTCGCAGTGACCTTGAAGGTCTGACAGTCGCTGTCCAGGGCATTGGCAATGTGGGCTATCGCCTGGCCCGGCATCTTACCGAAGCCGGCGCAAAACTGTGGGTGTATGACACCCATCAGGATCAGATGGACCGGGCCGTGGCTGAACTCGGCGCCACACCGGCCACCGCAGAGGAGATCCTGTACCTGCCGGTGGACGTGGTGGCGCCCTGTGCCATGGGTGCCGTGCTGAATGACCAATCCATTGCAAAGCTTCAGGCCCCCATCGTTGCCGGCGCCGCCAACAACCAGCTGGCCAGCCCGCGCCACGACGAGGTGCTGTGGAAACATGGCGTGCTCTACGCACCGGATTTCGTGATCAACGCCGGTGGCATCATCGATGTCTACTACGAGCGCACCGGCCCGGACCCGGATGCAGTCCGGAAACACGTGGACACCATCGGAGACACGCTGCAGGAAATTTTCGAGCGGTCACAACGTGATGGCTTGCCCACCGGACAGATCGCCAACCAGCTGGCAGAGGAACGATTCAGACCTATATCCCGTTGA
- a CDS encoding protein-glutamate O-methyltransferase CheR has protein sequence MKAEITPQEYEAFKTFLQDACGILLGENKQYLVKSRLRRIMEENKLNTLGELLERVKRSGRSSLKEVVIDAMTTNETLWFRDNHPFRILQEKLLPEFGDRKGTQSLRIWSAACSTGQEPYSVAMITEEFRRQRPGKLRDVKITATDISKSVLEVARRGEYEMIAIGRGLSPERQKQFFTPAMNGSWQIRPQIKSMVEFRELNLLERYMLGKFDIVMCRNVLIYFSAELKKDILTRIHATLNPGGYLILGASESLNGLPHLYEMVQCHPGIIYRKK, from the coding sequence ATGAAAGCTGAAATAACGCCACAGGAATACGAGGCCTTCAAAACATTCCTGCAGGATGCGTGTGGCATTTTGCTCGGGGAGAACAAGCAGTACCTTGTCAAAAGCCGCCTGCGCCGAATCATGGAAGAGAACAAGCTGAACACCCTGGGTGAGCTGCTGGAGCGGGTGAAGCGCTCCGGCCGGAGCAGTCTGAAAGAAGTGGTTATCGATGCGATGACCACCAACGAAACCCTGTGGTTCCGTGACAATCACCCGTTCCGTATCCTGCAGGAAAAACTGCTGCCGGAATTCGGTGACCGGAAGGGGACACAGTCCCTGCGTATCTGGTCCGCGGCCTGTTCGACCGGCCAGGAGCCTTATTCCGTGGCCATGATCACTGAAGAGTTCCGGCGCCAGCGGCCGGGTAAACTACGGGATGTGAAAATCACCGCCACCGATATCTCCAAAAGCGTGCTGGAAGTGGCTCGCCGTGGCGAGTACGAGATGATTGCCATTGGCCGCGGCCTTTCACCCGAACGGCAAAAGCAGTTCTTTACCCCGGCCATGAACGGCAGTTGGCAGATCCGGCCGCAAATCAAAAGCATGGTCGAGTTCCGGGAACTGAACCTGCTTGAGCGCTACATGCTTGGCAAGTTCGATATCGTGATGTGCCGAAACGTGCTGATCTACTTTTCGGCAGAATTGAAAAAAGACATTCTGACCCGTATTCATGCCACCCTCAATCCCGGGGGCTACCTGATACTGGGAGCGTCGGAATCGCTGAACGGGCTGCCTCACCTCTATGAAATGGTGCAGTGCCACCCCGGGATCATCTACCGGAAGAAATAG
- a CDS encoding sodium-dependent transporter, with amino-acid sequence MSNASSSATGGAMDKAAAARGLWSSRLAFILAATGSAVGLGNIWKFPYITGENGGGAFVLVYLLCIAAVGVPIMMAEVLIGRRGGHSPVNSMRAITSQEGLKPAWSWVAAIGVLAGFLILSFYSVIGGWAISYVGTAATGQLAGQSAESIGAIFTGLLGDPMKLLMWHTLFMALVMVVVARGVRSGLERAVSILMPALFVLLLIVVGYAMTTGHFGQAVSFLFQPDFSKLTTSGVLVALGHAFFTLSLGMGIMMAYGSYLPKNISIAKTSVAVSVMDTMVALLAGLAIFPIVFANGLEPGAGPGLIFQTLPLAFGQMPMGSLFGTLFFVLLIFAAWTSGISLLEPLVEWLEEQKGMNRTLSTLGAGIACWLLGIASILSLNLWSDVTPLGMFAMFEGKTIFDLLDFLTASILLPLGGLLVAVFVGWFLSRNALEEELSMSPGAFTVWYRVLRYFTPIAVAIVFIYNLV; translated from the coding sequence ATGAGTAATGCTTCTTCCTCCGCCACGGGCGGTGCCATGGACAAGGCGGCAGCTGCGCGTGGGCTCTGGTCTTCGCGCCTTGCCTTTATTCTGGCGGCCACCGGTTCTGCGGTAGGCCTTGGCAATATCTGGAAGTTCCCCTACATCACCGGTGAGAACGGTGGTGGCGCCTTTGTTCTTGTTTACCTGCTGTGCATCGCCGCCGTTGGCGTGCCGATCATGATGGCCGAGGTTCTGATCGGCCGCCGTGGTGGCCACAGCCCCGTCAACAGCATGCGGGCGATCACCAGCCAGGAGGGCCTGAAGCCGGCGTGGAGCTGGGTGGCCGCCATCGGCGTATTGGCCGGGTTCCTGATCCTGTCGTTTTATTCGGTGATTGGTGGCTGGGCCATCTCCTATGTGGGCACCGCCGCCACCGGGCAACTCGCGGGCCAGAGTGCCGAATCCATCGGTGCGATCTTCACGGGACTGCTGGGCGACCCCATGAAGCTGCTGATGTGGCACACCCTGTTCATGGCACTGGTCATGGTGGTGGTTGCCCGCGGGGTTCGTTCCGGGCTGGAGCGGGCCGTGAGTATCCTGATGCCGGCGCTGTTCGTGCTGCTGCTCATCGTTGTCGGCTACGCCATGACCACCGGCCATTTCGGCCAGGCGGTAAGCTTCCTGTTCCAGCCGGACTTCTCCAAACTTACCACCTCCGGTGTCCTCGTGGCCCTGGGTCATGCCTTTTTCACACTCAGCCTGGGCATGGGCATCATGATGGCTTACGGCTCTTACCTGCCGAAAAACATCTCCATCGCCAAAACCTCTGTCGCTGTCTCGGTGATGGACACCATGGTGGCTCTGCTGGCGGGACTGGCGATTTTCCCGATTGTCTTCGCCAACGGTCTTGAGCCGGGAGCGGGCCCGGGGCTGATCTTCCAGACCCTGCCGCTGGCGTTCGGCCAGATGCCCATGGGCAGCCTGTTTGGCACGCTGTTTTTCGTGTTGCTGATTTTCGCCGCCTGGACGTCCGGTATTTCGTTGCTGGAACCGCTGGTGGAATGGCTCGAGGAACAGAAAGGCATGAACCGTACCCTCAGCACGCTTGGCGCGGGCATCGCCTGCTGGCTGCTGGGCATCGCCTCGATACTGTCGCTGAACCTGTGGTCTGATGTGACACCACTGGGCATGTTCGCAATGTTCGAAGGTAAGACCATCTTCGATCTGCTGGACTTCCTTACCGCCAGCATCCTGTTGCCGCTAGGCGGACTGCTGGTAGCGGTATTTGTCGGCTGGTTCCTGTCCCGCAATGCCCTGGAGGAGGAACTGTCCATGTCACCGGGGGCCTTTACCGTCTGGTATCGGGTGTTGCGGTATTTCACACCGATCGCCGTGGCCATCGTGTTCATCTACAACCTGGTTTGA
- a CDS encoding lipocalin family protein yields the protein MSHLDVERYKGTWYEIARLDHSFEEGLSNVTADYSLQDDGSIRVINRGYSEEDEKWEDAEGRAVFVDEENNGHLKVSFFGPFYASYVVFELDEDYRYAYITGYDRDYLWFLSKTPSVSDEALAEFRTVATEKGFDLEELIVVDQSRNR from the coding sequence GTGAGTCATCTGGATGTAGAGCGCTATAAGGGCACCTGGTATGAAATCGCGCGCCTGGATCATTCTTTTGAAGAAGGCTTGTCCAACGTAACGGCTGACTATTCACTTCAGGACGATGGCAGCATCCGCGTGATCAATCGGGGTTATTCGGAGGAGGACGAGAAGTGGGAGGACGCTGAAGGCCGCGCCGTGTTTGTGGATGAGGAGAACAACGGGCACCTGAAAGTCTCGTTTTTCGGCCCTTTTTACGCATCTTACGTGGTGTTCGAGCTCGATGAGGACTACCGCTACGCCTACATCACCGGGTACGACCGGGATTATCTCTGGTTTCTGTCCAAGACGCCCAGCGTGAGCGACGAGGCCCTGGCGGAATTCAGAACGGTGGCGACAGAAAAAGGCTTCGATCTTGAAGAGCTGATTGTTGTGGATCAGAGCCGCAACCGGTAA
- a CDS encoding sensor domain-containing diguanylate cyclase — MNNVLNKLAVAVSEDDDLETLVQSLLELLETVTGLESTYLTHIDKATGVQRIVFARNSRELCIPEGLTVPWGDTLCKRAIDEGQMYSDNVRHLWGDSEAAKALGLTTYISEPVHIGDNELYGTLCGASRQKVQVSKDAQRLLAMFSRLIARQLERDQLLATLRREHITLQEFALSDPLTGIPNRRAMDAELKRSLANADRANSLIHLAFIDLDGFKSINDNYGHDAGDRFLIEMAKRIKAGLREGDFIARIGGDEFVVFGSAFSGDYEGSRRAIRERLEDLSKGTFYLGTANIDYGGGSVGVVTSEPGMKNPEALLARADEAMYLVKKARRKDTAGRK; from the coding sequence ATGAACAACGTTTTGAACAAACTGGCAGTCGCTGTCTCTGAAGATGATGACCTGGAGACGCTGGTCCAGTCACTACTGGAACTACTGGAGACGGTTACAGGGCTGGAATCCACGTATCTGACACATATTGATAAGGCCACCGGTGTCCAGAGAATCGTGTTTGCCCGCAACAGCAGAGAGCTTTGTATACCGGAAGGGCTGACGGTTCCCTGGGGTGACACCCTTTGCAAGCGTGCCATTGATGAAGGACAGATGTACTCAGACAACGTCAGACACCTGTGGGGAGACTCAGAGGCCGCAAAAGCTCTGGGGCTCACGACGTACATCAGTGAACCGGTGCACATTGGCGACAATGAACTGTACGGCACCCTGTGCGGCGCCAGCAGACAGAAAGTGCAGGTATCGAAGGACGCACAGCGGTTGCTCGCCATGTTCAGCCGTCTCATCGCTCGCCAACTGGAAAGGGATCAGTTGCTTGCAACGCTCAGGCGCGAACACATAACACTCCAGGAGTTCGCCCTCTCCGATCCGCTCACCGGTATTCCCAACCGGCGCGCGATGGACGCCGAGCTCAAACGGTCACTGGCTAACGCAGACCGGGCCAACAGCCTCATCCACCTGGCTTTCATTGATCTGGATGGCTTCAAGTCCATTAACGATAACTACGGGCACGATGCCGGTGACCGGTTCCTGATTGAGATGGCGAAAAGAATCAAAGCCGGCCTTCGCGAAGGCGATTTCATTGCGCGTATCGGAGGTGATGAGTTTGTAGTGTTCGGTAGCGCCTTTTCAGGCGATTACGAAGGAAGCCGAAGGGCAATTCGGGAACGGCTTGAGGATCTGAGCAAAGGAACTTTTTACCTCGGCACTGCCAACATTGACTATGGAGGGGGCAGTGTTGGAGTCGTGACGTCAGAACCCGGGATGAAAAATCCAGAAGCGTTGTTGGCTCGAGCGGATGAGGCAATGTATCTGGTGAAGAAGGCACGGCGAAAGGACACTGCTGGCAGGAAATAG
- a CDS encoding MFS transporter: protein MPLNVWILVAAQALAMCTAPFIVFIGSIHGRLLAPSPELATLPVGLVVVGTVLAIKPATWLMERIGRKPVMLLGTLAGTLAGSLGALAAWTASFPLLCVAAVVGGTGLAVVHQYRFAAMESVSSDMAGSAAARVLLGGLVAAWLGPEIALAGGGGQAQYPFMGGWLALGAVQVLAMVVLTFGYRASGEHVRGAAVGGGRPMTAILKQPVIWAAISAAAVGYAIMSFIMTATPLSMTDIASHPLEDAKRVIQLHIMAMYLPSLISGWLIRVVGIPRMMGLGLLAYLGCVVLAFSGITFHHYLSALILLGIGWNFLFVGGTTLLPQGYQDEERFRVQGLNDLVVFGSQATAAMSAGAVLAAFHWTGLLLIAVPFLVLHGVLMAIWLMGRRAPTGLPE from the coding sequence ATGCCCCTCAATGTATGGATACTGGTCGCCGCCCAGGCGCTTGCCATGTGCACAGCGCCTTTCATTGTTTTTATCGGAAGTATTCACGGCCGCCTGCTGGCACCCTCACCGGAACTGGCGACTCTGCCGGTGGGGCTGGTGGTTGTGGGCACGGTGCTGGCAATCAAACCCGCTACCTGGTTGATGGAACGTATCGGGCGCAAGCCGGTGATGCTGCTGGGCACCCTGGCCGGAACCCTGGCGGGCAGCCTCGGTGCTCTGGCAGCCTGGACAGCCAGTTTTCCGTTGCTGTGTGTGGCGGCCGTGGTGGGCGGAACGGGCCTGGCCGTGGTGCATCAGTATCGTTTTGCAGCCATGGAATCGGTGTCCTCCGACATGGCGGGTTCCGCTGCAGCCAGAGTGCTGCTGGGCGGGTTGGTAGCGGCCTGGCTGGGACCTGAAATTGCGCTGGCCGGTGGTGGCGGGCAGGCGCAATACCCCTTCATGGGCGGATGGCTTGCCCTGGGTGCGGTTCAGGTGCTGGCCATGGTCGTACTGACGTTCGGCTATCGTGCCAGTGGAGAACATGTGCGTGGGGCCGCAGTCGGTGGCGGTCGCCCCATGACCGCCATTCTGAAGCAGCCCGTCATCTGGGCTGCGATCAGTGCCGCTGCGGTTGGTTACGCGATCATGAGCTTTATCATGACAGCAACTCCCTTGAGTATGACTGACATAGCCAGTCATCCGCTTGAGGATGCCAAACGGGTTATCCAGCTTCACATCATGGCCATGTACCTGCCATCGCTTATCAGCGGCTGGCTGATCCGGGTTGTGGGGATTCCACGGATGATGGGGCTGGGGTTACTGGCGTATCTCGGATGTGTGGTGCTGGCCTTCAGCGGGATCACGTTCCATCATTACCTGTCGGCTTTGATTCTGCTCGGTATTGGCTGGAATTTCCTGTTTGTGGGTGGCACCACGTTACTGCCGCAGGGGTATCAGGATGAAGAGCGTTTCCGGGTGCAGGGGCTGAATGACCTGGTGGTGTTCGGTTCACAGGCAACGGCGGCAATGAGTGCCGGTGCGGTATTGGCGGCGTTCCACTGGACCGGCCTGTTACTGATTGCCGTGCCCTTCCTGGTACTCCATGGCGTACTGATGGCAATCTGGCTGATGGGCCGTCGGGCACCGACCGGGTTGCCAGAATAG
- a CDS encoding carboxyl transferase domain-containing protein: MPFQRLLIANRGEIAVRVARAAAELEIPTVAVYARDDSQSLHLRKADVAVALDGTGPAAYLDGDQLIRVAKEYGCDAIHPGYGFLSESAGFARLCEAAGIFFIGPSPAVLDVFGDKASARQLAKKHGVPLIHGTNEPTSLESAKSFMESLGEGGAVMLKAIAGGGGRGMRPVHSLEALESAFHRCQSEAATAFGNGDLYIEQLIPEARHIEVQIIGDGTDVTHLWERDCTLQRRNQKVIEMAPAPGLAGELRDQLLADAEMLTRAVGYRGLCTIEFLVDTRTGQYVFLEANPRVQVEHTITEAITGLDLVQLQIRVAAGVTLAEAGLASAPAPRGQAIQLRINLETMASDGSARPAGGRIEAYEPSSGPGIRVDGYGYSGYSTSPAYDSLLAKLIVHSEGDYPALLRRAYRALCEFRLEGVPSNIPFLQNLLQHNQVQLNNLTTRFIDTHAKELLPDEAASHPDLYFRETGPAEPAESAMPAGPEGSDPITSPAQGIVVSIDVENGQLVVEGQQVAVLEAMKMEFVIRAGQSGRVVALAASAGDAVYEDHPLLFIEPEEVTATEIATEESVDLDHIRQDLHQVLAIHDQLTDENRPHAVAKRRKTGQRTARENLADLLDDGSFMEYGALALAAQSTRRSPEELQALSPADGLVAGTGTVNGQQFGPEVARCMAMSYDYTVFAGTQGVMNHKKTDRMLELAEKQRLPLVFFTEGGGGRPGDVDWVGVAGLDCTTFMRMARLSGAVPLIGIASGRCFAGNAALLGCCDVIIATENATIGMAGPAMIEGGGLGRFMPEEVGPVSTQSRNGVVDIVARDEADATRIAKQYLACFQGDITPGEAMDQRKLRHLIPENRLRVYDIRTVVDTLADRGSVIELRKHFAPGMITALVRIHGKAFGLIANNPMHLGGAIDAGAADKAARFMQLCDAHGLPLLSLCDTPGFMVGPEAEKQATVRHVSRMFVTAASMTVPFFTVVLRKGYGLGAQAMAAGSFHAPMFTIGWPSSEFGAMGLEGAVRLGFARELAAVENEEKRKALFDKLVGQLYERGKGVSMASFLEIDAVIDPADTRDWLIRGLNAVDPESLRGLARPMIDTW; encoded by the coding sequence ATGCCCTTTCAGCGCCTGTTGATTGCCAATCGTGGTGAAATTGCTGTCCGTGTTGCGCGCGCAGCGGCCGAGCTGGAGATACCCACCGTTGCGGTTTATGCACGGGATGACAGCCAGTCGCTGCATCTGCGGAAGGCCGATGTTGCGGTAGCCCTGGACGGGACCGGGCCGGCCGCTTATCTGGACGGGGACCAACTGATCCGCGTTGCAAAAGAGTATGGCTGTGATGCCATTCATCCGGGCTACGGTTTCCTCAGTGAAAGTGCCGGCTTCGCAAGGCTGTGTGAGGCGGCTGGAATCTTTTTTATCGGTCCCTCACCGGCGGTGCTGGATGTGTTTGGTGACAAGGCAAGTGCCCGCCAGTTGGCCAAAAAACATGGGGTGCCGCTGATTCACGGCACCAATGAGCCCACCAGCCTGGAGTCCGCCAAGTCCTTTATGGAATCACTGGGGGAAGGCGGTGCCGTTATGCTCAAGGCCATCGCCGGGGGTGGCGGCCGGGGCATGAGGCCGGTGCATTCACTGGAAGCCCTGGAATCCGCGTTCCATCGCTGCCAGTCCGAAGCCGCCACCGCCTTCGGTAACGGCGACCTGTATATCGAGCAGTTGATTCCCGAGGCCCGACATATTGAAGTTCAGATTATCGGTGATGGCACGGACGTCACCCACCTGTGGGAACGGGACTGCACCCTGCAAAGGCGCAATCAGAAAGTCATAGAAATGGCGCCAGCTCCCGGCCTCGCCGGGGAGCTGCGCGATCAGTTGTTGGCCGACGCGGAGATGCTGACCCGCGCAGTCGGCTATCGCGGACTCTGTACCATCGAGTTCCTGGTGGATACACGAACCGGCCAGTACGTATTCCTGGAAGCCAATCCCCGTGTGCAGGTCGAGCACACGATCACCGAAGCCATTACCGGGCTGGATCTGGTGCAACTCCAGATCCGCGTTGCTGCCGGCGTGACCCTCGCTGAGGCCGGACTTGCCAGCGCACCGGCACCCCGGGGCCAGGCGATTCAGCTGCGGATCAACCTCGAAACCATGGCAAGTGATGGCAGTGCCAGACCCGCGGGTGGGCGAATAGAAGCCTACGAACCATCCAGCGGCCCGGGCATAAGGGTCGACGGGTATGGCTACAGCGGTTACAGCACCAGCCCGGCCTATGATTCCCTGCTGGCGAAACTGATTGTCCATTCCGAGGGGGATTATCCCGCCCTGCTCCGTCGCGCCTATCGTGCTCTGTGCGAGTTCCGCCTCGAGGGCGTTCCCAGTAATATCCCGTTCCTGCAGAACCTGCTTCAACACAACCAGGTCCAGCTGAACAACCTGACGACCCGGTTTATCGACACCCATGCGAAGGAACTGCTACCAGATGAGGCCGCCTCTCATCCCGATCTGTACTTTCGTGAAACAGGCCCGGCCGAACCAGCCGAATCAGCCATGCCCGCCGGGCCGGAGGGTTCGGATCCGATAACATCTCCGGCCCAGGGCATTGTGGTCAGTATCGACGTGGAAAACGGACAGCTCGTTGTTGAGGGACAACAGGTTGCCGTGCTGGAAGCCATGAAAATGGAGTTCGTTATCCGGGCCGGGCAAAGCGGGCGTGTGGTTGCGCTTGCTGCCTCCGCTGGCGATGCTGTTTACGAAGACCATCCCCTGCTGTTTATCGAGCCGGAGGAGGTCACCGCGACGGAAATTGCCACGGAAGAATCCGTGGATCTCGACCACATCCGTCAGGATCTGCATCAGGTTCTTGCAATCCACGACCAGCTTACCGATGAAAACCGGCCCCACGCTGTGGCAAAACGCCGTAAAACCGGCCAGAGAACCGCCCGCGAGAACCTGGCGGACCTGCTGGATGATGGCAGTTTCATGGAATACGGTGCCCTGGCCCTTGCTGCCCAGAGTACCCGCCGCAGCCCTGAGGAGTTGCAGGCCCTCAGCCCGGCGGACGGGCTGGTCGCCGGTACCGGCACGGTCAACGGTCAACAGTTCGGCCCTGAAGTGGCACGGTGCATGGCCATGAGCTACGACTACACCGTATTCGCCGGCACCCAGGGTGTTATGAACCACAAGAAAACCGACCGCATGCTGGAGCTGGCGGAAAAGCAGCGACTACCCCTGGTGTTTTTCACCGAAGGCGGAGGTGGGCGACCCGGCGATGTGGACTGGGTAGGCGTGGCGGGGCTGGATTGCACCACCTTTATGCGCATGGCCCGGCTCAGCGGGGCTGTGCCACTGATCGGTATTGCCTCCGGCCGCTGTTTCGCGGGCAACGCGGCCCTGCTCGGGTGTTGCGACGTCATTATCGCCACCGAAAATGCCACCATCGGCATGGCCGGCCCGGCAATGATTGAGGGCGGCGGACTGGGTCGATTCATGCCCGAGGAAGTCGGCCCGGTCTCAACCCAAAGCCGTAACGGTGTGGTTGATATCGTCGCCCGGGACGAGGCAGATGCCACCCGAATCGCCAAACAATACCTGGCCTGTTTCCAGGGTGACATTACCCCCGGTGAAGCCATGGACCAGCGCAAGCTGCGGCACCTTATTCCCGAAAACCGCCTGCGTGTCTACGACATCCGCACAGTGGTCGACACCCTGGCAGACCGGGGCTCAGTGATTGAACTGCGCAAACACTTCGCACCAGGGATGATTACCGCACTGGTTCGCATCCACGGCAAGGCTTTCGGGTTGATCGCCAACAACCCCATGCATCTGGGTGGCGCCATTGACGCTGGCGCCGCAGACAAGGCCGCCCGTTTCATGCAGCTGTGCGATGCCCACGGCTTGCCCCTGCTCTCCCTGTGCGACACGCCTGGCTTCATGGTGGGCCCCGAAGCCGAAAAACAGGCGACCGTGCGCCATGTGTCACGCATGTTCGTCACCGCCGCCAGCATGACCGTACCCTTCTTCACCGTGGTGTTGCGCAAGGGCTACGGCCTGGGCGCCCAGGCTATGGCCGCTGGCAGTTTCCATGCCCCGATGTTTACCATCGGCTGGCCCAGCAGTGAATTCGGGGCCATGGGTCTGGAGGGAGCCGTTCGTCTGGGCTTTGCCAGGGAGCTGGCGGCCGTCGAGAACGAGGAGAAGCGCAAAGCCCTGTTCGACAAACTCGTAGGACAACTCTACGAGCGTGGCAAAGGGGTCAGTATGGCAAGCTTCCTGGAGATCGATGCAGTGATTGATCCTGCCGATACCCGGGACTGGCTGATCAGGGGCCTCAACGCTGTTGATCCGGAATCTTTGCGCGGCCTTGCCCGGCCGATGATTGATACCTGGTAG
- a CDS encoding isochorismatase family protein has protein sequence MLMNAEQSTLVLIDLQKKLMPVISHGDSVLTESARLARIARLMDVPVIATEQIPEKLGHNDDEIAGLADQTVTKIHFDACGGGLVNAIPADRKQIIIGGCEAHVCMLQTALSLLAAGFGVWVVENATGSRHDNDRDAALERLQQAGATIVTVEMVAFEWMQHCEHPAFREVQKLIK, from the coding sequence ATGCTGATGAACGCCGAACAATCAACACTGGTGCTGATAGACCTTCAGAAAAAGCTGATGCCCGTGATCAGCCATGGCGACTCGGTATTGACCGAAAGTGCCAGGCTCGCCCGTATCGCCAGGCTTATGGACGTGCCCGTTATTGCCACGGAACAGATTCCGGAAAAGCTGGGACACAACGATGACGAAATTGCCGGGCTCGCCGACCAGACCGTAACCAAGATTCACTTCGATGCCTGCGGTGGCGGTTTGGTGAACGCCATCCCCGCTGACCGGAAACAGATCATCATTGGTGGTTGCGAGGCCCACGTCTGCATGCTGCAAACTGCCCTGTCACTGTTGGCCGCCGGTTTCGGCGTATGGGTGGTGGAGAACGCAACCGGCTCCCGTCATGACAACGACCGGGACGCGGCCCTGGAGCGCCTGCAGCAGGCAGGGGCCACCATTGTTACCGTGGAAATGGTCGCCTTCGAGTGGATGCAACACTGTGAACACCCAGCCTTCCGTGAGGTTCAGAAGCTGATCAAATAG
- a CDS encoding cupin domain-containing protein: protein MLNMDFNQRIVIQSASQEWIPSPAGGVLRKPLAREEAERGHATSIVRYEPGASFKRHEHPLGEEILVLEGVFSDETGDYGKGFYLRNPPGSGHAPFSEEGCVLFVKLHQFDERDTATVRIDTNTAEWLPGIGGLEVMPLHEFEHEHVALVKWPAKEKFQPHRHFGGEEILVLSGEFCDENGRYPAGTWMRSPHMSQHHPFVDEETVIWVKTGHLPV from the coding sequence ATGCTCAACATGGATTTCAACCAGAGAATCGTCATCCAGAGCGCCAGCCAGGAGTGGATTCCCAGCCCGGCCGGTGGGGTGCTCCGTAAACCCCTGGCGCGTGAGGAAGCGGAACGTGGCCACGCCACCAGCATTGTCCGGTATGAGCCAGGCGCCAGTTTCAAGCGCCATGAACACCCCCTGGGTGAAGAAATTCTGGTTCTTGAGGGCGTGTTCTCTGATGAGACGGGTGATTATGGCAAAGGGTTTTACCTGCGCAACCCACCCGGCAGCGGCCATGCCCCGTTCAGCGAGGAAGGCTGCGTTCTGTTTGTGAAGCTCCATCAGTTCGATGAGCGCGACACCGCCACCGTACGCATCGACACCAACACCGCCGAGTGGTTGCCAGGCATTGGTGGCCTCGAGGTGATGCCCCTGCATGAGTTCGAACACGAGCACGTGGCGCTGGTGAAGTGGCCTGCAAAGGAAAAGTTCCAGCCCCACCGGCACTTCGGTGGCGAGGAGATACTGGTGCTATCGGGCGAGTTCTGTGACGAGAACGGACGCTACCCCGCCGGTACCTGGATGCGAAGCCCGCATATGAGCCAGCATCACCCCTTTGTCGACGAAGAAACGGTGATCTGGGTGAAAACCGGCCACCTTCCCGTCTGA